The following coding sequences are from one Hypomesus transpacificus isolate Combined female unplaced genomic scaffold, fHypTra1 scaffold_301, whole genome shotgun sequence window:
- the LOC124463748 gene encoding uncharacterized protein LOC124463748, giving the protein MSIEMQMEALQSAVSQRVEELKAECARLEDGLVQAQRRMASETKACCAKVEARMLEHLATLESRLSAAELEVTALRLQRARRAEDAMAQRVAPSPVLMADPVDRTPSPRHSPPAVSQTDSRHGSPQTKRPLSPQDGLMRGAPSKRPSSPQDGQMEDAAEPKKRRVVLSYEDLDPAIRVRVLDYRPAVVDKRELLTELQLAHLLMSLDHFEIRDAVDLEHKAVQVICLGAVHGVWPDQPWAPPNCSQTFLCYVMDKIRTHLKTVAKRALLEKLRQSYLEDLAHQ; this is encoded by the exons ATGAGCATCGAAATGCAAATGGAGGCTCTCCAAAGTGCAGTGAGCCAGAGGGTCGAGGAGCTGAAGGCCGAGTGCGCTCGGCTCGAAGACGGCCTGGTGCAGGCACAGCGCAGAATGGCGTCGGAGACAAAGGCCTGCTGTGCAAAAGTGGAAGCCAGGATGCTGGAGCATTTGGCCACCCTGGAAAGCAGACTGTCGGCAGCGGAACTGGAGGTGACGGCCTTGCGCCTTCAAAGGGCCAGGCGGGCAGAGGATGCCATGGCCCAGCGGGTCgctcccagccctgtcctcatGGCGGACCCCGTCGACCGGACGCCAAGCCCTCGCCACTCGCCACCCGCGGTGTCGCAGACAGACTCCAGGCACGGAAGTCCCCAGACCAAGCGACCCTTGTCTCCCCAGGACGGACTTATGCGGGGTGCCCCGTCCAAGCGACCCTCGTCTCCCCAGGACGGACAAATGGAGGACGCCGCCGAGCCAAAGAAGCGTCGCGTTGTCCTGTCCTACGAGGACTTGGACCCAGCCATCAGGGTTCGGGTTTTGGACTACAGGCCGGCCGTTGTGGACAAAAGAGAGTTGCTCACGGAACTCCAGCTGGCGCACCTCTTAATGTCACTGGACCACTTTGAAATAAGAG ATGCCGTCGATTTGGAGCACAAGGCCGTGCAAGTCATCTGCCTGGGCGCCGTCCACGGAGTTTGGCCTGATCAGCCCTGGGCGCCGCCCAATTGCAGCCAAACCTTTTTGTGCTACGTCATGGACAAAATCAGGACACACCTGAAAACAGTGGCCAAGCGAGCGCTGCTGGAAAAGCTGAGGCAGTCCTATTTAGAAGACCTGGCTCATCAGTAG
- the LOC124463751 gene encoding uncharacterized protein LOC124463751, whose translation MAQRVAPSPVLMADPVDRTPSPRHSPPAVSQTDSRHGSPQTKRPLSPQDGLMRGAPSKRPSSPQDGQMEDAAEPKKRRVVLSYEDLDPAIRVRVLDYRPAVVDKRELLTELQLAHLLMSLDHFEIRDAVDLEHKAVQVICLGAVHGVWPDQPWAPPNCKKSGARSPEIGGASLSGLEAAGSSTSANGGLLALARSAADSLLSRAPMCRSILASNSVHRAAASAITLLCTCSTSWASLPHSAFSSITVWPTAPFRASNLISSSSISESAMSWSLLMLALQKKTQDR comes from the exons ATGGCCCAGCGGGTCgctcccagccctgtcctcatGGCGGACCCCGTCGACCGGACGCCAAGCCCTCGCCACTCGCCACCCGCGGTGTCGCAGACAGACTCCAGGCACGGAAGTCCCCAGACCAAGCGACCCTTGTCTCCCCAGGACGGACTTATGCGGGGTGCCCCGTCCAAGCGACCCTCGTCTCCCCAGGACGGACAAATGGAGGACGCCGCCGAGCCAAAGAAGCGTCGCGTTGTCCTGTCCTACGAGGACTTGGACCCAGCCATCAGGGTTCGGGTTTTGGACTACAGGCCGGCCGTTGTGGACAAAAGAGAGTTGCTCACGGAACTCCAGCTGGCGCACCTCTTAATGTCACTGGACCACTTTGAAATAAGAG ATGCCGTCGATTTGGAGCACAAGGCCGTGCAAGTCATCTGCCTGGGCGCCGTCCACGGAGTTTGGCCTGATCAGCCCTGGGCGCCGCCCAATTGCAAAAAGTCTGGCGCCCGGTCCCCAGAGATTGGTGGTGCCTCTCTGTCGGGGCTGGAGGCGGCaggttcctctacctccgcgaaTGGCGGCTTGCTCGCATTGGCCCGCTCCGCTGCGGACAGTCTTCTTTCTAGGGCGCCCATGTGCCGTAGCATCTTGGCCTCCAACTCTGTGCACCGGGCAGCCGCCTCAGCCATCACACTCCTCTGCACCTGTTCCACTTCGTGGGCAAGCCTGCCACACTCTGCCTTCAGCTCCATCACTGTCTGGCCAACTGCTCCTTTTAGGGCGTCGAACTTGATCTCCAGCAGTTCAATCTCCGAAAGCGCCATGTCTTGGTCGTTGCTCATGTTAgccttgcaaaaaaaaacacaagacagGTGA